The following proteins come from a genomic window of Sorex araneus isolate mSorAra2 chromosome 1, mSorAra2.pri, whole genome shotgun sequence:
- the SLITRK6 gene encoding SLIT and NTRK-like protein 6 yields MKLWIQMFCSSLLTYVSSQSESPVSSARGSCDSLCSCEEKDGTMLINCEDKGITELPQISVPPSRPFHLSLLNNGLTELHANDFSGLTNALSIHLGFNNIADIETGAFNGLGLLKQLHINHNSLEILKEDTFHGLENLEFLQADNNFITVIEPSAFSKLNRLKVLILNDNAIESLPQNIFRFVPLTHLDLRGNQLQTLPYVGFLEHIGRILDLQLEDNKWACNCDLVELKTWLENMPPQSVIGDVVCNSPPSFKGSILSRLKQESFCPTPPVYEDHEDPSGSLHLVATSSTNDSRMSAKTTSLLKLPTKAPGLIPYITKTSTHLPGPYCPVPCNCKVLSPSGLLIHCQERNIESISDLKPPPQHPRKLILAGNIIHTVVKSDLTEYFTLEMLHLGNNRIEVLEEGSFMNLTRLQKLYLNGNHLTKLNRDMFLGLHELEYLYLEYNAVKEILPGTFDPMPKLKVLYLNNNLLQVLPPHIFSGIPLMRINLKNNQLNHLPVSNILDDLDLLTQIDLEDNPWDCSCDLVGLQQWIQKLSKNTVADDVLCASPEHLAKKELKSLNSDLLCPGLANNPSLSTHTSYVIVSTPTTPTTAESIFRSLTDAVPLSVLILGLLIVFITIVFCAAGIVVLVIHRRRRYRKKQTDEQIRDNSPVHLQYSMYGHKTTHHTTERPTASIYEQHMVSPLVHVYRSPSFGPKHLEDEDERNEKEGSDTKHLQRSLLERENQSPLTGLKLKYKTKDQSTEFLPFQDASSLYRNILEKERELQQLGITEYLRKNIAQLQPEVEVQYPGAHEELKLMETLMYARPRKVLVEQTKNEYFELKANLHAEPDYLEVLEQQT; encoded by the coding sequence ATGAAGCTGTGGATCCAAATGTTCTGTTCATCTCTCCTCACTTATGTATCTTCACAATCTGAATCTCCAGTGTCCTCAGCCAGAGGATCCTGTGATTCTCTTTGCAGCTGTGAGGAGAAAGATGGCACAATGCTGATAAATTGTGAAGATAAAGGCATCACGGAGTTACCTCAAATAAGTGTGCCACCATCAAGACCTTTTCATCTGAGTTTACTAAATAATGGCCTGACAGAACTTCACGCAAATGACTTTTCTGGGCTGACCAATGCTCTCTCAATACACCTTGGATTTAATAATATTGCAGACATTGAGACCGGTGCATTTAATGGCCTTGGCCTTCTTAAGCAACTGCACATCAATCACAATTCTTTAGAAATTCTCAAAGAGGATACGTTTCATGGACTGGAAAACCTGGAATTCCTACAGGcagataataattttattacGGTGATTGAACCAAGTGCCTTCAGCAAGCTCAATAGACTGAAAGTGTTAATTTTAAATGACAATGCTATTGAGAGTCTCCCTCAAAACATATTTAGGTTCGTTCCTTTAACACATCTAGATCTGCGTGGAAATCAGTTGCAAACATTGCCTTATGTTGGTTTTTTAGAACACATTGGCCGAATACTGGACCTCCAGTTAGAAGACAATAAGTGGGCCTGCAACTGTGACTTAGTAGAGCTGAAAACATGGCTGGAGAACATGCCTCCACAATCTGTGATTGGTGACGTTGTGTGCAACAGCCCTCCGTCTTTCAAAGGAAGCATTCTAAGTCGACTGAAACAAGAATCCTTTTGCCCCACTCCTCCAGTATATGAAGACCACGAGGATCCTTCAGGATCACTGCACCTGGTGGCTACATCTTCCACAAATGATAGTCGCATGTCAGCCAAGACCACGTCTCTTTTGAAATTACCCACCAAagcaccaggtttgattccatatATTACCAAGACATCCACGCATCTCCCAGGCCCATATTGTCCTGTTCCTTGCAACTGCAAAGTGCTCTCTCCATCAGGACTTCTAATACACTGTCAAGAGCGCAATATTGAAAGCATATCTGATCTAAAACCTCCTCCACAACATCCTAGAAAGCTCATTTTAGCTGGGAATATTATTCATACAGTAGTGAAGTCGGATCTAACAGAATACTTTACTTTGGAAATGCTTCACTTGGGTAATAATCGCATAGAGGTTCTTGAAGAAGGATCATTTATGAACCTAACAAGACTACAGAAGCTCTATCTAAATGGGAACCATCTGACCAAATTAAACAGAGACATGTTCCTTGGTCTCCATGAACTTGAGTACTTATATCTTGAGTACAATGCTGTCAAAGAGATATTGCCTGGAACCTTTGACCCAATGCCTAAACTGAAAGTCCTCTATTTAAATAACAACTTACTGCAAGTTTTGCCACCACATATTTTTTCAGGAATTCCCCTAATGAGGATAAACCTTAAAAACAACCAACTTAACCATCTACCTGTGAGCAATATCTTGGATGACCTTGATTTACTTACTCAGATTGACCTTGAGGACAACCCCTGGGACTGTTCTTGTGACCTGGTTGGATTGCAGCAATGGATACAAAAATTAAGTAAGAACACAGTGGCTGATGACGTCCTGTGCGCGTCTCCCGAGCACCTCGccaaaaaggaattaaaatcaCTAAATAGTGACCTTCTTTGTCCGGGTTTGGCCAATAATCCATCATTGTCAACTCATACTAGTTATGTAATTGTCAGTACTCCTACAACCCCCACTACAGCCGAGAGTATTTTTAGATCACTCACTGATGCTGTACCATTATCTGTTTTAATATTAGGACTGCTGATTGTGTTCATAACTATAGTATTTTGTGCTGCAGGGATAGTGGTTCTTGTCATCCACCGCAGGAGACGATACAGAAAGAAACAGACTGATGAGCAAATCAGAGACAACAGTCCCGTGCATCTCCAATATAGCATGTATGGACATAAAACAACTCACCACACCACTGAAAGGCCCACTGCGTCAATCTATGAACAACATATGGTGAGCCCTCTGGTTCATGTGTATAGAAGTCCTTCCTTTGGACCAAAACATTTGGAAGATGAAGACgagagaaatgagaaagaggGTAGTGACACAAAACATCTTCAAAGAAGTCTTTTAGAACGGGAAAATCAGTCACCGCTCACTGGGTTGAAGTTGAAGTACAAAACCAAGGACCAATCAACGGAATTTTTACCTTTCCAGGATGCCAGTTCCTTATACaggaatattttagaaaaagaaagagaactgcAGCAGCTGGGAATCACAGAGTACCTACGGAAAAACATTGCTCAGCTCCAACCAGAGGTGGAGGTACAATATCCTGGAGCCCATGAAGAGTTAAAATTAATGGAGACGCTCATGTACGCGAGGCCAAGGAAGGTATTGGTGGAACAAACTAAAAATGAGTATTTTGAACTCAAAGCTAATTTACACGCTGAGCCTGACTACTTGGAGGTCCTGGAACAGCAAACATAA